In the Alkaliphilus flagellatus genome, one interval contains:
- a CDS encoding GntP family permease: protein MSGAEMVSLIGIIIALGLLMILVMKGVNIFIIAIACSVIVALTGGINLYDALKSNYMEGFVGFLKNNFLIFLTGTLMGKMYEVTNGAKAIAKMIVRIFGAKMALISIPLACGIISYGGVSAFVASFAVFPIAIEVFKEADLPRRFIPAALTFGCSTFAMVAPGAPQIHNAIPAQVLGTDLMAGAVIGFISCGVILLLGAFLLYRMVNKAKANGEHFVAKSMDNFQEDTELPNGIMALIPLIITIILINFKVDGKPILPLEAGVFVGSILVFIILNKYQDNKRVLDNVGEVCKTSIFSISNTCAVVGFGAVVQASLAFPVAVNAMVNIPGPEFVGIAVGTTVIAGITGSASGGLGIAAPLLGPVYLARGVAAGAIHRTMSISSAALDSLPHNGYIVTVTNGLCNETHKDAYGPIFWLTVVTPAVGTIVAVVLFSMFPMLP from the coding sequence GTGGCCTTAACAGGAGGGATTAATCTATATGATGCTTTGAAGTCAAATTATATGGAGGGTTTTGTTGGTTTTTTAAAAAATAATTTTTTAATTTTTTTAACAGGTACTTTAATGGGGAAAATGTATGAGGTTACAAATGGTGCTAAAGCAATAGCAAAAATGATTGTTAGGATTTTCGGTGCAAAAATGGCCTTAATATCAATCCCTTTGGCTTGTGGTATCATCTCTTATGGTGGAGTTAGTGCTTTTGTTGCAAGTTTTGCTGTTTTTCCTATCGCTATCGAAGTTTTTAAGGAAGCTGATTTGCCTAGAAGATTTATTCCAGCTGCATTAACATTTGGATGTTCTACTTTTGCTATGGTTGCACCAGGTGCTCCACAGATTCATAATGCTATACCTGCACAAGTATTAGGAACAGACTTAATGGCGGGTGCAGTAATAGGCTTTATTTCCTGTGGTGTTATCCTTCTGTTAGGAGCATTCCTTTTATATAGAATGGTAAATAAGGCAAAAGCCAATGGCGAGCACTTTGTAGCGAAATCTATGGATAATTTTCAGGAAGACACAGAGCTGCCTAATGGAATTATGGCTTTGATTCCATTAATTATCACAATTATACTAATTAATTTTAAGGTTGATGGCAAGCCAATACTTCCCCTTGAAGCAGGCGTATTTGTCGGCTCTATACTAGTATTTATTATTCTAAATAAATATCAAGATAACAAGAGAGTCCTTGATAATGTAGGAGAAGTCTGTAAAACCTCTATATTTTCTATAAGTAATACTTGTGCTGTTGTTGGTTTTGGTGCAGTAGTTCAGGCTTCTCTAGCTTTTCCAGTTGCCGTAAATGCAATGGTTAATATTCCAGGCCCAGAATTTGTTGGTATTGCCGTAGGTACAACAGTTATAGCAGGTATAACTGGTTCTGCATCAGGTGGGTTAGGAATTGCAGCCCCTCTATTAGGGCCTGTTTATTTAGCAAGAGGTGTTGCAGCTGGCGCAATACACAGAACAATGTCCATTTCATCAGCAGCTTTAGATTCATTACCACATAACGGATATATTGTTACAGTTACAAATGGCCTATGTAATGAAACACATAAGGATGCATATGGACCTATATTTTGGCTTACAGTAGTTACTCCTGCAGTTGGTACTATAGTTGCAGTAGTTTTATTTTCCATGTTCCCTATGCTTCCATAA
- a CDS encoding acyl CoA:acetate/3-ketoacid CoA transferase, with protein sequence MSKVITREQAAEMVNDNMTIGIGGFVGFGVPEDLLVALQNRYIQTKSPKDLTVVHCAAVGDAAERGANRLGEEGLVKKLICGHIGLEPRLNKLTVENKLASYMLPQGVISHILRAIAGGKPGVLTHVGLKTFADPRLEGCKANQAAIDSGEEVVSLVKIEDKEYLLYKSFPMDICFIKGSIADESGNISLCKEAVFSDQLEMAAAVHNSGGIVIAQVDQIVAKGTLKAHDVQVHGFMVDYIVEGSKENSFQSFICDYYRPELSGEIKVPLGAIEPMRLDQRKICGRRGALELEPNTLINLGIGIPEAVGAVAGEEGLADKITLSIESGALGGVPTGGLGIGGTVNPESIYKQPDIFDIYDGGGIDMSFLGAAEIDPMGNVNVSKFAGRVVGPGGFINISQNAKKVYFTGTFKAGKMEMEIKDGKLNILKDGKAIKFKKELEQVTFSAEYANETGQQVYYITERAVFKLTEKGIMLIEIAPGVDLEKDILENMEFKPLIAEDLKLMDERIFKDEKMGLTF encoded by the coding sequence GTGAGCAAGGTAATTACACGTGAGCAAGCAGCCGAAATGGTAAATGATAATATGACAATAGGTATTGGTGGTTTTGTTGGTTTTGGAGTTCCAGAAGATTTGCTAGTAGCTCTGCAAAATAGATATATCCAAACAAAGTCTCCTAAAGATCTTACAGTTGTACACTGTGCAGCTGTTGGTGATGCAGCTGAAAGAGGGGCAAATCGTCTTGGCGAAGAGGGTCTAGTTAAAAAACTTATTTGCGGTCATATTGGCTTAGAGCCAAGGTTAAACAAATTAACTGTGGAAAATAAATTAGCATCCTACATGCTTCCACAAGGGGTTATTAGTCATATATTAAGAGCAATTGCAGGAGGAAAGCCAGGAGTTTTAACCCATGTTGGCTTAAAAACATTTGCTGACCCTAGACTTGAAGGTTGTAAAGCAAATCAGGCAGCTATAGATTCTGGAGAAGAAGTTGTTTCTTTAGTGAAAATAGAAGACAAAGAGTACCTTCTATATAAATCATTTCCTATGGATATTTGCTTTATCAAAGGTTCTATAGCTGATGAAAGTGGGAATATTTCCCTATGCAAAGAGGCTGTTTTCTCTGATCAGTTGGAAATGGCTGCTGCGGTTCATAATTCAGGGGGTATTGTAATTGCTCAAGTTGACCAGATCGTAGCAAAAGGAACTTTAAAAGCACATGATGTTCAAGTCCATGGTTTTATGGTTGATTATATTGTAGAAGGTAGTAAGGAAAATAGCTTTCAATCCTTTATATGTGACTACTACAGACCAGAATTATCAGGTGAAATAAAAGTGCCTTTAGGAGCTATTGAACCTATGAGGTTAGATCAGAGAAAAATCTGTGGAAGAAGAGGTGCTTTAGAATTAGAGCCTAATACTCTAATTAATTTAGGTATTGGTATACCAGAAGCAGTTGGAGCGGTGGCAGGTGAAGAGGGACTTGCAGATAAGATTACACTTTCTATCGAGTCAGGAGCTCTTGGTGGTGTGCCTACAGGTGGACTTGGCATTGGTGGTACAGTAAACCCTGAATCTATTTACAAACAGCCAGATATATTTGATATTTATGATGGTGGAGGAATAGATATGTCATTTCTAGGTGCCGCTGAAATTGACCCTATGGGTAACGTTAATGTTTCTAAATTTGCAGGAAGAGTTGTAGGACCAGGTGGATTTATAAATATATCCCAAAATGCAAAAAAGGTTTACTTTACAGGTACTTTTAAAGCAGGAAAAATGGAAATGGAAATTAAAGATGGAAAACTTAATATTTTAAAGGATGGCAAAGCTATAAAATTCAAAAAAGAATTAGAGCAGGTGACTTTTTCAGCTGAGTATGCAAATGAAACTGGACAACAGGTTTATTACATTACAGAAAGAGCTGTTTTCAAGCTAACGGAAAAAGGAATTATGTTAATTGAAATTGCTCCAGGAGTTGACTTAGAGAAAGACATCCTTGAAAATATGGAGTTTAAACCATTGATAGCAGAAGATTTAAAATTAATGGATGAAAGAATATTTAAAGATGAGAAGATGGGGTTAACATTTTAA